One window from the genome of Oryza glaberrima chromosome 3, OglaRS2, whole genome shotgun sequence encodes:
- the LOC127765296 gene encoding protein FAF-like, chloroplastic has product MSVAVCRGPAMPAFEPSTWLRAAAENTYSKPEVAVDDRPAQADIWNAIQADVVDKSATTGAKKAAAKPYVHPLVRRSSSLMSQKSLEVCTESLGSETGSGDFTASLDDVDMASLFGAPAAPASKRADQAAEDSFWQQSAAPEEAWERKELAAVNYHCSGGTRSPPRSFPPPLPSMSSRDAPCLQMRPRRQDGRLIVDAVVVRPRGYLHARRQGGRLLLSFVDCSAREQSAASKAAVATEKAPYFPVVDAKHDQDEEVAAEVEEDDEVEEEEEEVEVVDRGTVVEVKVSTQPQTPTAAKVHRSTLVINKFVGSTPLTVADLQPRCNADAACAAAAAAEATTDAPAPALRRVPSSTSTTTLAAAVAVASTSTDGDDDDDEPHHPPGAAAPAADTKQLLLFTSRCRDKQELLQSVRQCRQLRQKPLFILEPYCIATS; this is encoded by the coding sequence ATGTCTGTGGCGGTGTGCCGTGGCCCGGCCATGCCGGCGTTCGAGCCGTCCACCTGGCTGCGCGCGGCGGCTGAGAACACGTACagcaagccggaggtcgccgtcgacgaccggCCGGCGCAGGCGGACATATGGAATGCTATCCAGGCCGACGTGGTGGACAAGTCGGCCACCACCGGCGCCAAGAAAGCCGCCGCCAAGCCGTACGTCCACCCGCTGGTGCGGCGATCTTCGAGCCTGATGAGCCAGAAGAGCCTCGAGGTCTGCACCGAGAGCCTCGGCTCCGAGACCGGCTCCGGCGACTTCACCGCGTCGCTGGATGACGTCGACATGGCCAGCCTCTTCGGCGCGCCGGCTGCGCCGGCGTCGAAGCGCGCGGATCAGGCGGCGGAGGACTCGTTCTGGCAGCAGAgcgcggcgccggaggaggcgtGGGAGAGGAAGGAGCTCGCGGCGGTGAACTACCACTGCTCGGGCGGGACGCGGTCGCCGCCACGCTcgttcccgccgccgctcccgtccaTGTCGAGCCGCGACGCGCCGTGCCTGCAGATGCGCCCTCGCCGCCAGGACGGTCGCCTCATCGTCGACGCCGTGGTTGTCAGGCCCCGCGGGTACCTCCACGCGAGGCGCCAgggcggccgcctcctcctctccttcgtcGACTGCTCTGCTCGCGAGCAGAGCGCGGCGAGCAAGGCCGCCGTGGCCACCGAGAAGGCGCCCTACTTCCCGGTCGTGGACGCCAAGCACGATCAGGacgaggaggtcgccgccgaagtcgaggaggacgacgaggtcgaggaggaggaggaggaggtggaggtggtcgaCAGGGGCACCGTGGTCGAGGTCAAGGTGAGCACGCAGCCGCAGACGCCCACCGCGGCCAAGGTGCACCGCTCGACGCTCGTCATCAACAAGTTCGTCGGCAGCACGCCGCTGACCGTCGCCGACCTGCAGCCCCGGTGCAACGCCGACGCGGCatgcgcagccgccgccgccgccgaagcgaCGACAGACGCGCCGGCCCCGGCGCTTCGCCGCGTGccgtcctccacctccaccacgaCGCTGGCGGCCGCGGTCGCCGTGGCGTCGACCTccaccgacggcgacgacgacgacgacgagccgcaccacccgcccggcgccgccgcccccgccgccgacaccaagcagctcctcctcttcacctccCGCTGCCGCGACAAGCAGGAGCTTCTCCAGAGCGTGCGCCAGTGCCGGCAGCTGCGGCAGAAGCCCCTCTTCATCCTCGAGCCCTACTGCATTGCCACCTCCTaa